A part of Amycolatopsis camponoti genomic DNA contains:
- a CDS encoding class I SAM-dependent methyltransferase, producing MQAIANARQAEAWNGWEGVHWAQNRARYNAIVGAFNDDLFRIAAIAPDDHVLDVGCGTGHVTLLAARRAGRGTVVGVDLSAPMLERAGADAAAQGIANVRFEQGDAQVHPFPDAGFDVAISRGGVMFFEDAVAAFANIRRGLRPGGRLAFLGPQGGGPDSDYARATAALKPLMRAPSPASRGMGSLVEPARIREVLDAAGFTGIRIEPVTAPMDYGRDAADAAGFILGQGPVRTNLAGLDPDVVARTREELRAGLEAFETPEGVRIPGAVWLVDATRGGF from the coding sequence ATGCAGGCCATCGCCAACGCCCGGCAAGCCGAAGCCTGGAACGGCTGGGAGGGCGTCCACTGGGCACAGAACCGCGCCCGCTACAACGCGATCGTCGGCGCCTTCAACGACGACCTCTTCCGCATCGCCGCGATCGCCCCGGACGACCACGTCCTCGACGTCGGCTGCGGCACGGGCCACGTCACGCTGCTGGCCGCCCGGCGGGCGGGCCGCGGAACCGTCGTCGGCGTCGACCTCTCGGCCCCGATGCTGGAGCGCGCCGGCGCCGACGCGGCCGCCCAAGGCATCGCCAATGTCCGGTTCGAGCAGGGAGACGCCCAGGTCCACCCGTTCCCGGACGCCGGCTTCGACGTCGCGATCAGCCGGGGCGGGGTGATGTTCTTCGAGGACGCGGTGGCCGCGTTCGCCAACATCCGGCGCGGGCTGCGGCCCGGCGGGCGGCTGGCGTTCCTCGGCCCGCAGGGCGGCGGCCCCGACAGCGACTACGCCCGCGCCACCGCGGCACTCAAGCCTCTGATGCGCGCGCCATCACCCGCGTCGCGGGGCATGGGCTCATTGGTCGAGCCGGCCCGCATCCGCGAAGTGCTCGACGCGGCCGGGTTCACCGGCATCCGGATCGAGCCGGTCACCGCGCCGATGGACTACGGCCGTGACGCCGCCGACGCGGCCGGGTTCATCCTCGGCCAGGGCCCGGTCCGCACCAACCTGGCGGGACTCGACCCGGACGTCGTGGCGCGGACGCGGGAAGAGCTGCGGGCGGGGCTCGAAGCGTTCGAGACGCCCGAAGGGGTTCGCATTCCGGGCGCGGTCTGGCTGGTCGACGCCACCCGCGGCGGGTTCTAG